The sequence CGACGCCCTGGGTCAGCAGTTCCCCCAGGGGCCGCCCGAGCAGTGCGGTGCGGCCGGTCCCGAAGGCCCGTGCGGCGTGCGCGTTGACGACGGCGGGCCGCAGGTCGACATCGACCAGGACCACACCCCACGAGGCGTCCTCCATCAGGGCCTCGCTCAGCGCGATGGAGCGTTCCAGGTCGATCTGGGCGTGCACCTCGCTGAAGGCGCAGTACACGCCGGCGGGCTTCCCGTCCGCGCCCGGCACCCCGGCGGACTGGGTCCGTACGAGGACGCGCCCGCCGTCCTTGGTCAGGAGCGCGAACTCGTGCACCTGCCGGCCGGGCACGTGCTGGGCGGACATCAGCCGTTCCTGGACGTCATGCGCGTCGGCGGCCCGCACCGCCCACCCCTCGAACCCCTTGCGCCCCACGGCCTCGGCGGCGGTCCACCCGAGGATCCGCTCGGCCTCCCGGTTCCAGTGGGTGATCACGCCGTCGGAGTCGAACGCGCACAAGGCGGCGTCCATCCCGTCCAACAGCGCCGCGAGCAGATCGTCGGCGGTCTCGTCACGTCCGTAAGCACTCACCTGGCACCCCCCGCAGGTGTTCGCGTGTGCGGCACGTCAGATCATTGAACTGGAACGTGACGCACCCCACACCGCTTTCGACGGATTGGGGGCGGGAAATCCTGTCGGAAGCCGTTGCCGAGGACCTCGTGGCCGGTGCTCCGCTGCCGCGCCAGGGGCGCCCGCAGGAAGGCGAGCTCCGGCTCCAGAGCCGGGAGCTCCTCGTCGTCCACGCACAGCAGCAGGACGCGCCGACCTTCGGTGCGGTAGGCGTACGTGACGGCGTCCGGCCCCCAGCTGCGGCTCCGGGACGCGGGCATCGTGGCGGCATCCTCGCTCGCGATGATCGAGAAATAAAACGCTTGTGACCGTCGGCGAGCCTGCCTAGGCTCTGACTTACACAGGAAGGGAGGTGGTTCCCGAAATGTACGGAAACCGGACGCGTGAGGTGGCTGCGGGCTAGGGCCCGTCGTCAGTAGCGCACCCAGTGCGGTGCCCGGCGGAATCGCCCGGCGCCAATCCCAAGCAGTCACCCGACCCGCGGGCTCGCCGGTACGTCCGGCCGGCTTCTCTCACTGCAGGAGAGAAACCCGAGCCCGCGGGTCGTCTGCGTTTCCCGCCGGCCCTATGGGCAGAGCCGCTCCACGTGCCACTTGTCCCCGTCCAGGACATAGCGCAGGCGGTCGTGCAGGCGGTTCTCGTGGCCCTGCCAGAACTCCACCGCCTCCGGGACCACCCGCAGGCCGCCCCACTCCGGCGGCACCGGCACCTGCTCGCCCTCCGGGTAGCGGGCCTCCAGCTCGGTGTAGCGCCGGTCCAGCTCCGCACGCGATCCGATCACGCTGGACTGCTCGCTCGCCCAGGCACCCAGCTGGGAGCCGTGCGGGCGGGAACGGAAGTACGCCGCCGTCTCGTCGCGGCCGATCCGGGCCGCCGTACCGGTGACGATCACCTGGCGGGCGATCGGATGCCACGGGAAGAGCAGCGCGACGTGCGGGTTCTCGGCCACTTCGCGGCCCTTGCGGGAGGCGTAGTTGGTGAAGAAGACGAAGCCCCGGCCGTCGAACTGCTTCATCAGCACCGTCCGTGAACTGGGCCGCCCGTCGGGCGTGGCCGTCGATACGACCATCGCGTTCGGTTCGAAGAGGTGCGAGTCGGCGGCCTGCTGGAACCAGAGGGCGAACTGGTCCATCGGATTCTCGGCGAGACTCCCCTCGTCGACGATCTCCGAGCGGTACTGCTTGCGCATCATGGCGGGGTCAATGTCCTGATCGGTCACGCTCGCCATCCTGCCGCAGCCGGACCGGTGACGGTGTGCCGTATGTCACGCTTCCGCAGTCGGGGCGGAACGGCCAAAATCTTGGGGCCGGTCCGTAGGTCCCCGAGCGGGTGACCGACGGCCGTGCCGGGCATCAACGGGGATGACCGCGCCGGACCGCGAGTCACGCCGGGAGCCGCGCGTGTTCGCACTATCTGAGGAGCCGCCTGATGTCCGACTTCGTACCCGGGCTCGAAGGGGTCGTCGCGTTCGAGACGGAGATCGCCGAGCCCGACAAGGAAGGCGGGTCGCTCCGCTACCGGGGCGTCGACATCGAAGACCTCGTCGGCCACGTCTCCTTCGGGAACGTCTGGGGCCTGCTGGTCGACGGTGCATTCAACCCGGGCCTGCCGGCCGCCGAGCCCTTCCCCATCCCGGTCCATTCCGGTGACATCCGTGTCGACGTCCAGTCCGCGCTCGCGATGCTCGCCCCCGTGTGGGGTCTGAAACCGCTGCTGGACATCGACGTGCAGACCGCCCGCGACGACCTCGCACGCGCGGCCGTCATGGCCCTGTCGTACGTCGCCCAGTCCGCCCGCGGCCAGGGCCTGCCCATGGTGCCGCAGCGGGAGATCGACAAGGCCGAGTCCGTCGTCGAACGGTTCATGATCCGCTGGCGGGGCGAGCCGGACCCGCGGCACGTCAAGGCCGTCGACGCGTACTGGACCTCGGCCGCCGAGCACGGCATGAACGCCTCCACCTTCACCGCACGGGTCATCGCGTCGACCGGCGCGGACGTCGCCGCCGCACTGTCCGGCGCGGTCGGCGCCATGTCCGGACCGCTGCACGGCGGGGCACCCTCCCGCGTCCTCGGCATGATCGAGGAGATCGAACGCACCGGCGACGCCGTCGCCTACGTGAAGAAGGCCCTCGACAAGGGCGAGCGCCTGATGGGCTTCGGGCACCGCGTCTACCGCGCCGAGGACCCCCGCGCCCGCGTGCTGCGGCGCACGGCCAAGGAACTCGACGCACCGCGCTACGAGGTCGCCGCCGCACTGGAGAAGGCCGCGCTGGAAGAGCTGCACGCGCGCCGCCCGGACCGCGTGCTCGCCACGAACGTGGAGTTCTGGGCCGCGATCATGCTCGACTTCGCCGAGGTTCCGGCGCACATGTTCACGTCGATGTTCAGCTGCGCCCGGACCGCCGGCTGGTCGGCGCACATCCTGGAGCAGAAGCGCACCGGCCGCCTCGTCCGGCCCTCGGCCCGCTACATCGGGCCGGGCCGGCGCAACCCGCAGGAGATCGAGGGGTACGCGGACATCGCCGAGACCGCGTAACAGCTGCACGTACAGGGCGCCGTATCCCGCGAGCGGGGTGCGGCGCCCTTCTCGTTCCCGCCGACTCAGCCGAGGGCCGCGTCCAGGATCCGGGACCACTGGGCGACCACCCGGGCCCGGCGGGCCGTGTCGTCGGTGAGCACATTGGCCAGACCGAGCCCCCGCGCCATGTCCAGCAGGCCCTGCACCGTCTCCCGTACGCCCGGCACCGACTCGTCCGCGCCCAGCAGCTCGACGGCGATGCGGTGGGTCTCGCGGCCCACCCGGGCCTCCAGTTCGGTGACCTGGGGCCGCAGCTGCTCCTCGTTGGAAGCGGCCACCCACAACTGGAGCGCGGCCCGGAAGAGGGCGCCGGTGTACAGGTCGACCAGTGCCTCCACCACGACGGGGCGGGCGGCCGGGCCGGCGTGGAAGAGGTCGCGCAGGGCGGTGGACCGTTCCTCGGCGACATACTCGACGGCCGCGGTGAACAGGTCCTCGCGGGTCGGGAAATGGTGCTGGGCGGCGCCGCGCGAGACCCCGGCCCGTTCGGCGACGACCGAGACGGTCGACCCGGCCCAGCCGTGCTCCGCCAGGCAGGACACGGCCGCCTCCAGGAGGTGGCGGCGGGTGACGCGGCTACGCGCCTGCTTGGGGCCCGTCACAGTGACCATGACGGTTCCCGGCGCTCGAAGCGGGCGGTGATGCCTTCGCGGGCCTCGTCGGAGGCGAAGAGTCCGGCGGACAGCTCGGTGAGGCGGGAACCGTCACGGGTGAGGGCCTCCCGTACGGCGGCGGAGGTCAGCGCCTTGGTCGCGGCCAGCCCCTGCGGGGAGGCCTTGCGCAGGCCCGCGAGTACGGGCTCCAGGGCCGCGTCCACGTCCTCGCCGTGCAGGGTGAGCAGCCCGATCCGGGCGGCCTCGGCGGCGTCGAAGGCCTCGGCGGTGAGGAAGTAGCGGGCGGCGGCGCGCGGGTCGAGGCGCGGCAGCAGCGGCATGGAGATCACGGCGGGGGCCAGGCCCAGATGGGTCTCGGTGAAGGCGTACGAGGACCGCGGTCCGGCGGCGGCGATGTCGCAGACACCGAGCAGCCCGAGGCCACCGGCCCGGACGTGTCCGGTGACCCGGGCGACCACGGGCTTCGGCAGCTCGGCGATCTCGCGGAGCAGGGCGAGGAAGTCGGCCGGATCGCAAGGGGACTTGAGGTCGGCGCCGGCGCAGAAGGTGTTGCCGGTGTGGGTGAGGACGAGGGCCCGGACGGCGGGATCCGCGGCCGCGGTGGCCAGGGCGGTGCGGAGTTCTGCGACGAGGTCGGCGGAAAGGGCGTTGCGGTTGCCCGGGGAGTCCAGGGCGAGGGTGGCGATGCCGGTCGCCTGGGCGGCGTGCACGAGTGGGGCCATGTCTCCTCCGGAGTGGTGTGCGGATGGGGGTACTTCGCCCCTCCGGGGAGGGTACGTGCCCGTGTGGTGCGCGGCTCGCTTCGGCCTGGGCCGTCTACCGGGCGCGGCCCGGGCAGGGCGCCTCAAACGCCGGCGGGGCCGGTTCCCCTGCGGGGTCGCTCGGCGGTGTGGGGCTACGGCTCGGGCTGCGCCCGGGGCTGCGCCTCAAACGCCGGCGGGGCTTGATGGGCGGGGCTTGTGTCTCGGTGGCGGGTGGGGGTCGGGGCGGGGGGCCGGGGCGGGGTGTCTCCTCGGGTCGCGCCTTACTGGCATGTCTCGGTTGTGGGGCGGGGTTGCGCGCTCGTCCTGCGGGGACACCCCACCCCGTCCCCCCACCCCTCGGGCCGTACCGTCGAAGCCCCGGCGTGGGGCGGGGACACGCAGGAGGGTCCCCGCAGGACGAGGCGCGACCCGGGCCGTCTTGCCGGGACGTGGCCGCACGCGCCGAGCCGAGGAGACCCTCGTGCGGGGCCCCGCACCACCCCGCACCACCCAGCCCCGCCGGCGATTGAGGCGCCCCGCCCGGCAAGGGCAAAATCCAGCTGAACACCACCGAGCCACCCCGCAGGGGATCC comes from Streptomyces virginiae and encodes:
- the pdxH gene encoding pyridoxamine 5'-phosphate oxidase: MASVTDQDIDPAMMRKQYRSEIVDEGSLAENPMDQFALWFQQAADSHLFEPNAMVVSTATPDGRPSSRTVLMKQFDGRGFVFFTNYASRKGREVAENPHVALLFPWHPIARQVIVTGTAARIGRDETAAYFRSRPHGSQLGAWASEQSSVIGSRAELDRRYTELEARYPEGEQVPVPPEWGGLRVVPEAVEFWQGHENRLHDRLRYVLDGDKWHVERLCP
- a CDS encoding citrate synthase 2, translated to MSDFVPGLEGVVAFETEIAEPDKEGGSLRYRGVDIEDLVGHVSFGNVWGLLVDGAFNPGLPAAEPFPIPVHSGDIRVDVQSALAMLAPVWGLKPLLDIDVQTARDDLARAAVMALSYVAQSARGQGLPMVPQREIDKAESVVERFMIRWRGEPDPRHVKAVDAYWTSAAEHGMNASTFTARVIASTGADVAAALSGAVGAMSGPLHGGAPSRVLGMIEEIERTGDAVAYVKKALDKGERLMGFGHRVYRAEDPRARVLRRTAKELDAPRYEVAAALEKAALEELHARRPDRVLATNVEFWAAIMLDFAEVPAHMFTSMFSCARTAGWSAHILEQKRTGRLVRPSARYIGPGRRNPQEIEGYADIAETA
- a CDS encoding TetR/AcrR family transcriptional regulator produces the protein MVTVTGPKQARSRVTRRHLLEAAVSCLAEHGWAGSTVSVVAERAGVSRGAAQHHFPTREDLFTAAVEYVAEERSTALRDLFHAGPAARPVVVEALVDLYTGALFRAALQLWVAASNEEQLRPQVTELEARVGRETHRIAVELLGADESVPGVRETVQGLLDMARGLGLANVLTDDTARRARVVAQWSRILDAALG
- a CDS encoding enoyl-CoA hydratase family protein, encoding MAPLVHAAQATGIATLALDSPGNRNALSADLVAELRTALATAAADPAVRALVLTHTGNTFCAGADLKSPCDPADFLALLREIAELPKPVVARVTGHVRAGGLGLLGVCDIAAAGPRSSYAFTETHLGLAPAVISMPLLPRLDPRAAARYFLTAEAFDAAEAARIGLLTLHGEDVDAALEPVLAGLRKASPQGLAATKALTSAAVREALTRDGSRLTELSAGLFASDEAREGITARFERREPSWSL